One genomic segment of Bacillota bacterium includes these proteins:
- a CDS encoding helix-turn-helix domain-containing protein — MNMNEIGIFLQSLRKSKGLTQLELADMLNVSNKTVSKWENGLGIPEMSTLLMLSNIYNVSVDDILRGSIKMQKNDDKPIERFQYIIQKSKHQYFNHMILCFGILLLGGLTFFVTDSLTNSRSISIIITLGFILLSILIQVFNLVRVRYQLIEVEGNDTYKSFFRIVLFSSFFLLGIALWLAIFSFLKNASWIDPSLNAFFYSAISPALAIAFIYTLVIYGIVRFFVKFSFNVRLSRISRIFLASFLLITLVPFIILKVFSARDVAIKMDWSGVVMSTYQIETQEDRYYTMRLFWLLEESASQGIPPLEVYNIVMLPYENASVPYVYYHFTSPTDYELTIRLEYFEDFLGPFGYSNFDIDDSTATAYWFDINDVQLEFELYGYIFINLFQVWIYAGFVVILVRKLRRKNSETVQI, encoded by the coding sequence ATGAACATGAATGAAATAGGAATTTTTTTACAGTCACTTAGAAAGAGCAAAGGATTAACCCAACTTGAGTTAGCGGATATGTTGAATGTTTCCAATAAAACTGTCAGTAAGTGGGAAAATGGACTTGGGATACCTGAAATGTCGACTCTTTTGATGCTCTCAAATATTTATAATGTTTCAGTAGATGATATTCTTCGAGGATCTATAAAGATGCAGAAGAATGATGATAAACCCATTGAAAGATTTCAATACATCATACAAAAGAGTAAGCATCAATACTTTAACCATATGATACTTTGTTTTGGGATATTGCTACTTGGTGGGTTAACATTTTTTGTGACTGATAGTTTAACAAATTCTAGAAGCATTTCAATCATAATAACACTTGGATTCATTCTTTTATCTATCTTAATCCAAGTGTTTAACCTTGTTCGTGTACGTTATCAACTCATTGAAGTTGAGGGAAATGATACCTATAAATCATTCTTCCGTATAGTGTTATTTTCTAGTTTCTTTCTTCTTGGAATTGCACTGTGGTTAGCTATTTTTTCTTTTTTGAAAAATGCATCATGGATTGATCCGTCTTTGAACGCATTTTTCTATTCAGCGATATCTCCAGCATTAGCCATAGCTTTTATCTATACATTAGTTATTTATGGTATCGTTCGATTTTTTGTGAAGTTTTCATTTAATGTTCGACTATCTCGTATCAGTAGAATTTTTCTAGCAAGCTTTCTTCTTATCACTCTAGTTCCTTTTATTATACTAAAAGTCTTTTCTGCGAGAGATGTTGCAATTAAAATGGACTGGAGTGGAGTTGTAATGTCAACCTATCAGATTGAAACACAAGAAGACAGGTATTATACAATGCGTTTGTTTTGGCTTTTAGAAGAATCAGCTTCTCAAGGCATTCCTCCTTTAGAAGTGTATAATATTGTCATGCTACCTTATGAAAATGCAAGTGTTCCTTACGTGTACTACCATTTTACTTCACCCACAGATTATGAGCTAACTATTAGGTTGGAATATTTTGAAGACTTTTTGGGGCCCTTTGGTTATAGCAATTTTGATATTGATGATTCTACCGCAACGGCTTATTGGTTTGATATTAACGATGTTCAATTGGAATTTGAACTATATGGATATATTTTCATCAACTTGTTTCAAGTTTGGATTTATGCAGGTTTTGTTGTAATTCTTGTTCGAAAGTTAAGAAGAAAAAACTCTGAAACTGTCCAAATATAA